One window of the Gemmatimonadaceae bacterium genome contains the following:
- a CDS encoding 2'-5' RNA ligase family protein, whose translation MKSGIIIIAELEAPLRERMLTLQTRFDPKLAATQPPHVTITGSSGMGPISTRTTEAELRSALEPIARATAPMALRFGAPMRFMQSNVVVLPLDPHGPLRTLHDRIKASGLLYERPRFTFTPHVTLSFFPEPTPELLREMLAERVADVVEVRRIQCVETLDLTRTRRLFELELTGGDTE comes from the coding sequence ATGAAATCGGGCATCATCATCATCGCGGAGTTGGAGGCGCCGCTGCGCGAGCGGATGCTGACGTTGCAGACGCGGTTCGACCCCAAGCTGGCGGCCACGCAGCCGCCGCACGTGACGATCACGGGATCGTCGGGGATGGGACCGATCTCCACGAGGACCACCGAGGCGGAACTGCGTTCGGCGCTGGAGCCGATCGCCCGCGCCACGGCGCCGATGGCATTGCGGTTCGGGGCGCCGATGCGGTTCATGCAGAGCAACGTGGTGGTGTTGCCGCTCGATCCGCACGGGCCGCTGCGGACGTTGCACGACCGGATCAAGGCCAGCGGGCTGTTGTACGAGCGTCCGCGGTTCACCTTCACGCCGCACGTGACGCTGAGTTTCTTTCCCGAGCCCACGCCGGAGCTGTTGCGCGAGATGCTGGCCGAACGGGTGGCGGATGTGGTGGAGGTGCGGCGGATTCAATGCGTGGAGACGCTGGATCTCACGCGCACGCGGCGGCTGTTCGAACTGGAGCTCACGGGTGGCGACACGGAGTGA